In Passer domesticus isolate bPasDom1 chromosome 7, bPasDom1.hap1, whole genome shotgun sequence, one genomic interval encodes:
- the UCHL5 gene encoding ubiquitin carboxyl-terminal hydrolase isozyme L5 — MKGLALSNSEVIRQVHNSFARQQMFEFDAKSSAKEEDAFHFVSYVPVNGRLYELDGLREGPIDLGACHQDDWISAVRPVIEKRIQKYSEGEIRFNLMAIVSDRKMIYEQRIAELQQQLAEEEPMDTDQSSNVLSSIQSEVAKYQMLIEEENQKLKRYKIENIRRKHNYLPFIMELLKTLAEHQQLIPLVEKAKEKQNAKKAQEAK; from the exons ATGAAAGGTTTGGCACTGAGCAACTCGGAAGTGATTCGGCAAGTTCACAACAGTTTTGCCAG ACAACAGATGTTTGAGTTTGATGCAAAGTCTTCAGCAAAGGAAGAAGATGCCTTTCACTTTGTAAGCTATGTTCCTGTTAATGGGAGGCTATATGAGCTAGATGGCTTAAGGGAAGGACCAATTGATTTAG GTGCCTGCCATCAGGATGACTGGATAAGTGCAGTGCGGCCCGTCATAGAGAAGCGCATACAAAA ATACAGTGAAGGTGAGATAAGGTTTAACCTGATGGCTATTGTGTCTGACAGGAAGATGATATATGAGCAGAGGATTGCAGAGCTACAGCAGCAACTGGCAGAG GAGGAGCCAATGGATACAGATCAAAGTAGTAATGTGTTAAGTTCTATACAATCAGAAGTTGCAAAATACCAGATGTTAATTGAAGAAGAgaaccaaaaattaaaaagatatAAG atTGAAAATATTAGAAGAAAACATAACTACCTGCCTTTCATCATGGAATTGTTAAAAACTCTAGCAGAGCACCAGCAGTTAATACCATTAGTAGAAAAA GcgaaagaaaaacagaatgcCAAGAAAGCTCAGGAGGCCAAATGA
- the RO60 gene encoding RNA-binding protein RO60 isoform X1 has protein sequence MSSVKTPGSLSMRHHSPALLPPDMAALPPLRLRGRAAPLPSRQDPRRAPPWGGGAAAGSAARDWIRGSRGRRRHRPGRGRAAPRLGGALRAGWAAHGGRGALGRRGGERGRPPPWFHPGTARGARPHPGPGGAVGARRAGLERETRLCGGRSGTALPAPRAPAAARPPLAVAGASPAHRLRPPALPHRAGPPGPRPRSRLAARRMAAERSPAQPPGGAAAPLGDSARLQRFLCFGSESSAYHAKEHKLGFEHAEALLRLIEEGRGCEVVEEIKAFSQEGRAAKQEPLLFALAVCSQCSDAKTKQAAFKAVPEVCCVPTHLFTFIQFKKDLKEGMKCGMWGRALRKAVADWYNGKNGMALALAVTKYKQRSGWSHKDLLRLSHLKPASEGIAIVTKYVTKGWKDVQEAYKEKAVSAETEKLFKYLEAVEKVKRTKDELEVIHLIEEYGLVREHLLTNHLKSKEVWKALLKEMPISVLLRNLGKLTANSVLEPRGSEVAIVCEKLRNEKLLKKGRIHPFHILVALETYKAGHGNRGKLWWRPDEDILGALDASFYKAFKTVEPTGKRIVIAVDVSASMTQKVLGSVLNASTVAAVMCMVVARTEKDSQIVAFSHEMVPCPVTADMTLPQVLVKMYETPGGTTDCSLPMIWAQKTQTAADIFIVFTDNETFAGNTPPAVALREYREKMGIPAKLVVCGMTSHGFTMADPDDRGMLDICGFDTGALDVLQNFILDLI, from the exons ATGAGCTCGGTGAAGACGCCCGGGTCGCTCTCCATGAGGCACCACTCGCCGGCGCTGCTGCCCCCGGACAtggcggcgctgccgccgctcAGGCTGCGAGGCCGAGCCGCGCCGCTCCCTTCCCGGCAGGACCCGCGCCGGGCCCCGCCATGGGGAGGCGGGGCGGCCGCAGGAAGCGCCGCGCGGGACTGGATCCGGGGCAGCCGCGGGCGCCGGCGGCACCGCCCCGGCCGCGGGAGGGCCGCGCCGCGCCTCGGGGGCGCGCTCCGGGCCGGCTGGGCAGCGCACGGCGGCCGTGGAGCCCtcgggcggcgcggcggggagcggggccggccccCACCATGGTTCCATCCGGGCACCGCGCGGGGGGCGCGGCCCCATCCGGGTCCCGGCGGTGCTGtcggggcgcggcgggcggggctggAGCGGGAGACGCGGCTGTGTGGCGGCCGGAGCGGGACGGCGCtgcccgccccccgcgcccccgcaGCGGCCCGGCCGCCGCTCGCTGTCGCCGGGGCCTCCCCGGCCCATCGCCTCCGGCCCCCGGCGCTGCCGCACCGCGCGGGCCCGCCCGGGCCGCGGCCTCGCAG CCGGCTGGCGGCGCGCAGGATGGCGGCGGAGCGGAGCCCAGCGCAGCCCCCGGGCGGGGCCGCCGCGCCGCTCGGCGACAGCGCCCGCCTGCAGCGCTTCCTCTGCTTCGGCTCCGAGAGCAGCGCCTACCACGCCAAGGAGCACAAGCTGGGCTTCGAGCACGCAGAAGCTTTGCTGAGGCTCATTGAAGAGGGCAGAGGCTGCGAAGTCgttgaagaaataaaagcttttaGTCAAGAGGGCAGAGCGGCGAAGCAGGAGCCCCTGCTGTTTGCCCTGGCAGTTTGCTCGCAGTGCTCTGatgccaaaacaaaacaagcggCGTTTAAAGCTGTCCCCGAGGTGTGTTGCGTACCAACCCATCTCTTTACTTTCATCCAGTTTAAAAAAGATCTGAAGGAGGGCATGAAATGTGGCATGTGGGGCCGTGCTCTGAGGAAAGCTGTTGCAGATTGGTACAATGGAAAGAATGGCATGGCTCTTGCTTTAGCAGTTACAAAATATAAGCAAAGAAGTGGTTGGTCTCATAAAGATCTTCTGAGGTTGTCCCACCTAAAACCTGCCAGTGAAG GAATTGCTATAGTCACTAAGTATGTTACCAAGGGGTGGAAAGATGTCCAGGAAGCTTACAAAGAGAAAGCAGTTTCTGCTGAGACTGAAAAACTCTTTAAGTATCTGGAGGCTGTGGAGAAAGTAAAACGCACAAAAGATGAATTGGAAGTTATTCATTTGATAGAGGAATATGGTCTAGTTAGAGAGCATCTCCTGACAAACCATCTGAAATCTAAAGAG GTTTGGAAGGCATTACTCAAGGAGATGCCTATTTCTGTATTGTTGAGAAATTTAGGAAAGCTGACAGCAAATTCAGTGCTTGAACCACGTGGTTCGGAAGTGGCAATAGTATGTGAAAAACTGAGAAATGAGAAACTGCTGAAAAAG GGTAGAATACATCCCTTCCATATTTTGGTTGCATTAGAAACCTATAAAGCTGGACATGGAAACAGAGGGAAGCTTTGGTGGCGTCCTGATGAAGACATTTTAGGAGCTTTAGATGCCTCATTTTACAAAGCTTTCAAG ACAGTGGAACCAACAGGAAAACGGATTGTAATTGCAGTTGATGTTAGTGCATCAATGACACAAAAGGTTTTGGGCAGTGTGCTCAATGCCAGCACAGTTGCAGCAGTAATGTGTATG GTTGTAGCACGGACTGAGAAGGATTCCCAAATTGTTGCCTTTTCACATGAAATGGTCCCGTGTCCAGTGACGGCTGACATGACCTTACCTCAAGTTTTAGTGAAAATGTATGaa ACTCCAGGGGGTACCACTGATTGTTCCCTTCCAATGATATGGGCTCAGAAAACTCAGACAGCTGCTGATATCTTCATTGTATTTACTGATAACGAGACCTTTGCTGGGAATACTCCTCCTGCAGTGGCCCTTAGAGAGTACAGAGAG AAGATGGGTATTCCTGCCAAGCTGGTTGTTTGTGGAATGACCTCCCATGGCTTCACGATGGCGGACCCGGATGACAGAGGCATGTTGGACATCTGCGGCTTCGACACCGGAGCTTTGGATGTCCTTCAAAACTTCATCTTGGATTTGATTTAA
- the RO60 gene encoding RNA-binding protein RO60 isoform X2 yields MSSVKTPGSLSMRHHSPALLPPDMAALPPLRLRGRAAPLPSRQDPRRAPPWGGGAAAGSAARDWIRGSRGRRRHRPGRGRAAPRLGGALRAGWAAHGGRGALGRRGGERGRPPPWFHPGTARGARPHPGPGGAVGARRAGLERETRLCGGRSGTALPAPRAPAAARPPLAVAGASPAHRLRPPALPHRAGPPGPRPRSRLAARRMAAERSPAQPPGGAAAPLGDSARLQRFLCFGSESSAYHAKEHKLGFEHAEALLRLIEEGRGCEVVEEIKAFSQEGRAAKQEPLLFALAVCSQCSDAKTKQAAFKAVPEVCCVPTHLFTFIQFKKDLKEGMKCGMWGRALRKAVADWYNGKNGMALALAVTKYKQRSGWSHKDLLRLSHLKPASEGIAIVTKYVTKGWKDVQEAYKEKAVSAETEKLFKYLEAVEKVKRTKDELEVIHLIEEYGLVREHLLTNHLKSKEVWKALLKEMPISVLLRNLGKLTANSVLEPRGSEVAIVCEKLRNEKLLKKGRIHPFHILVALETYKAGHGNRGKLWWRPDEDILGALDASFYKAFKTVEPTGKRIVIAVDVSASMTQKVLGSVLNASTVAAVMCMVVARTEKDSQIVAFSHEMVPCPVTADMTLPQVLVKMYETPGGTTDCSLPMIWAQKTQTAADIFIVFTDNETFAGNTPPAVALREYRELLQNGV; encoded by the exons ATGAGCTCGGTGAAGACGCCCGGGTCGCTCTCCATGAGGCACCACTCGCCGGCGCTGCTGCCCCCGGACAtggcggcgctgccgccgctcAGGCTGCGAGGCCGAGCCGCGCCGCTCCCTTCCCGGCAGGACCCGCGCCGGGCCCCGCCATGGGGAGGCGGGGCGGCCGCAGGAAGCGCCGCGCGGGACTGGATCCGGGGCAGCCGCGGGCGCCGGCGGCACCGCCCCGGCCGCGGGAGGGCCGCGCCGCGCCTCGGGGGCGCGCTCCGGGCCGGCTGGGCAGCGCACGGCGGCCGTGGAGCCCtcgggcggcgcggcggggagcggggccggccccCACCATGGTTCCATCCGGGCACCGCGCGGGGGGCGCGGCCCCATCCGGGTCCCGGCGGTGCTGtcggggcgcggcgggcggggctggAGCGGGAGACGCGGCTGTGTGGCGGCCGGAGCGGGACGGCGCtgcccgccccccgcgcccccgcaGCGGCCCGGCCGCCGCTCGCTGTCGCCGGGGCCTCCCCGGCCCATCGCCTCCGGCCCCCGGCGCTGCCGCACCGCGCGGGCCCGCCCGGGCCGCGGCCTCGCAG CCGGCTGGCGGCGCGCAGGATGGCGGCGGAGCGGAGCCCAGCGCAGCCCCCGGGCGGGGCCGCCGCGCCGCTCGGCGACAGCGCCCGCCTGCAGCGCTTCCTCTGCTTCGGCTCCGAGAGCAGCGCCTACCACGCCAAGGAGCACAAGCTGGGCTTCGAGCACGCAGAAGCTTTGCTGAGGCTCATTGAAGAGGGCAGAGGCTGCGAAGTCgttgaagaaataaaagcttttaGTCAAGAGGGCAGAGCGGCGAAGCAGGAGCCCCTGCTGTTTGCCCTGGCAGTTTGCTCGCAGTGCTCTGatgccaaaacaaaacaagcggCGTTTAAAGCTGTCCCCGAGGTGTGTTGCGTACCAACCCATCTCTTTACTTTCATCCAGTTTAAAAAAGATCTGAAGGAGGGCATGAAATGTGGCATGTGGGGCCGTGCTCTGAGGAAAGCTGTTGCAGATTGGTACAATGGAAAGAATGGCATGGCTCTTGCTTTAGCAGTTACAAAATATAAGCAAAGAAGTGGTTGGTCTCATAAAGATCTTCTGAGGTTGTCCCACCTAAAACCTGCCAGTGAAG GAATTGCTATAGTCACTAAGTATGTTACCAAGGGGTGGAAAGATGTCCAGGAAGCTTACAAAGAGAAAGCAGTTTCTGCTGAGACTGAAAAACTCTTTAAGTATCTGGAGGCTGTGGAGAAAGTAAAACGCACAAAAGATGAATTGGAAGTTATTCATTTGATAGAGGAATATGGTCTAGTTAGAGAGCATCTCCTGACAAACCATCTGAAATCTAAAGAG GTTTGGAAGGCATTACTCAAGGAGATGCCTATTTCTGTATTGTTGAGAAATTTAGGAAAGCTGACAGCAAATTCAGTGCTTGAACCACGTGGTTCGGAAGTGGCAATAGTATGTGAAAAACTGAGAAATGAGAAACTGCTGAAAAAG GGTAGAATACATCCCTTCCATATTTTGGTTGCATTAGAAACCTATAAAGCTGGACATGGAAACAGAGGGAAGCTTTGGTGGCGTCCTGATGAAGACATTTTAGGAGCTTTAGATGCCTCATTTTACAAAGCTTTCAAG ACAGTGGAACCAACAGGAAAACGGATTGTAATTGCAGTTGATGTTAGTGCATCAATGACACAAAAGGTTTTGGGCAGTGTGCTCAATGCCAGCACAGTTGCAGCAGTAATGTGTATG GTTGTAGCACGGACTGAGAAGGATTCCCAAATTGTTGCCTTTTCACATGAAATGGTCCCGTGTCCAGTGACGGCTGACATGACCTTACCTCAAGTTTTAGTGAAAATGTATGaa ACTCCAGGGGGTACCACTGATTGTTCCCTTCCAATGATATGGGCTCAGAAAACTCAGACAGCTGCTGATATCTTCATTGTATTTACTGATAACGAGACCTTTGCTGGGAATACTCCTCCTGCAGTGGCCCTTAGAGAGTACAGAGAG TTGTTACAGAATGGTGTTTGA